One part of the Streptomyces ferrugineus genome encodes these proteins:
- a CDS encoding M4 family metallopeptidase: protein MTTNGGFEPVFCTVVPPHVLDKLARSDDPALSGPARRTLMRDSELRGRRRVTAEFALAAAPTAKAPSDQPLRTIHDAEHGTALPGRKVRGEGDEPGPDATVNRAYAGLGATFELFLKAYARHSIDGDGLPLDATVHYDENYNNAFWNGEQMVFGDGDGEIFLDFTIPIDVIGHELTHGVTQYTANLTYYGQPGALNESMSDVFGALIKQYTLGQTAAEADWLIGAGLLAPGVSGKALRSMKEPGSAYDDDVLGKDPQPATMDEYVRTGRDNGGVHINSGIPNHAFYLAATALGGHAWEKAGQIWYDVLTGGELSDRAMFTDFAGLTAKAARERFGDGGEELQAVSKAWEQVGVRIS, encoded by the coding sequence ATGACGACCAACGGGGGCTTCGAGCCCGTCTTCTGCACCGTCGTACCGCCACACGTCCTCGACAAGCTGGCCCGCAGCGACGACCCCGCACTCTCCGGCCCGGCTCGCCGGACCCTGATGCGCGACAGCGAGCTGCGCGGCAGGCGCCGTGTCACGGCCGAGTTCGCCCTCGCGGCCGCCCCGACGGCGAAGGCACCGTCGGACCAGCCGCTGCGCACCATCCACGACGCCGAGCACGGCACCGCCCTGCCCGGCAGGAAGGTCCGCGGCGAGGGCGACGAGCCCGGCCCGGACGCCACGGTCAACCGCGCCTACGCCGGCCTCGGCGCCACCTTCGAGCTGTTCCTCAAGGCCTACGCCCGCCACTCCATCGACGGCGACGGCCTGCCGCTGGACGCCACCGTCCACTACGACGAGAACTACAACAACGCCTTCTGGAACGGCGAGCAGATGGTGTTCGGCGACGGTGACGGCGAGATCTTCCTCGACTTCACCATCCCGATCGACGTCATCGGCCACGAGCTCACCCACGGCGTCACCCAGTACACGGCCAACCTCACCTACTACGGCCAGCCCGGCGCGCTGAACGAGTCCATGTCGGATGTCTTCGGCGCCCTCATCAAGCAGTACACGCTCGGCCAGACCGCCGCCGAGGCCGACTGGCTGATCGGCGCCGGACTGCTCGCGCCCGGCGTCTCCGGCAAGGCCCTGCGCTCCATGAAGGAGCCGGGCAGCGCGTACGACGACGACGTCCTCGGCAAGGACCCGCAGCCCGCGACGATGGACGAGTACGTCCGCACCGGCCGCGACAACGGCGGCGTGCACATCAACTCCGGCATCCCCAACCACGCCTTCTACCTCGCCGCCACCGCCCTCGGCGGCCACGCCTGGGAGAAGGCGGGCCAGATCTGGTACGACGTGCTCACCGGCGGCGAGCTGTCGGACCGGGCCATGTTCACGGACTTCGCGGGGCTGACCGCGAAGGCGGCGCGCGAGCGCTTCGGCGACGGCGGCGAGGAACTCCAGGCCGTGTCGAAGGCGTGGGAGCAGGTCGGGGTGCGGATCTCCTAA
- the leuA gene encoding 2-isopropylmalate synthase, whose product MANRQQPSTMPIHKYGRYEQVDIPDRTWPDQRVTTAPRWLSTDLRDGNQALIDPMSPERKRRMFDQLVKMGYKEIEVGFPASGQTDFDFVRSIIEEPGAIPDDVTISVLTQAREDLIERTVESLKGAKRATVHLYNATAPVFRRVVFRGSRDDIKQIAVDGTRLVVEYAEKLLGPETEFGYQYSPEIFTDTELDFALEVCEAVMDVWQPGPGREIILNLPATVERSTPSTHADRFEWMGRNLSRREHVCLSVHPHNDRGTAVAAAELALMAGADRIEGCLFGQGERTGNVDLVTLGMNLFSQGVDPQIDFSDIDEIRRVWEYCNQMEVHPRHPYVGDLVYTSFSGSHQDAIKKGFDAMEADAAAKGVTVDDIEWAVPYLPIDPKDVGRSYEAVIRVNSQSGKGGIAYVLKNDHKLDLPRRMQIEFSKIIQAKTDAEGGEVTGGDIWAVFQDEYLPNPENPWGRIQVKNGQSTTDTDGVDTLKVEATVDGVDTVLAGTGNGPISAFFDALAKIDIDARLLDYQEHTMSEGASAQAASYIECAIDGKVLWGIGIDANTTRASLKAVVSAVNRAAR is encoded by the coding sequence ATGGCGAACCGCCAGCAGCCCAGCACCATGCCGATCCATAAGTACGGCCGCTACGAGCAGGTCGACATCCCCGACCGGACCTGGCCGGACCAGCGCGTCACCACCGCCCCCCGCTGGCTCTCCACCGACCTGCGCGACGGCAACCAGGCCCTGATCGACCCCATGTCGCCCGAGCGCAAGCGCCGGATGTTCGACCAGCTGGTCAAGATGGGCTACAAGGAGATCGAGGTCGGCTTCCCGGCGTCGGGCCAGACCGACTTCGACTTCGTACGCTCCATCATCGAGGAGCCCGGGGCCATCCCCGACGACGTCACCATCTCCGTACTGACCCAGGCCCGCGAGGACCTGATCGAGCGCACGGTGGAGTCCCTGAAGGGCGCCAAGCGGGCGACCGTCCACCTGTACAACGCCACCGCGCCCGTCTTCCGCCGTGTCGTCTTCCGGGGCTCCAGGGACGACATCAAGCAGATCGCCGTGGACGGCACGCGTCTGGTGGTGGAGTACGCGGAGAAGCTGCTGGGCCCGGAGACCGAGTTCGGCTACCAGTACAGCCCCGAGATCTTCACCGACACCGAGCTGGACTTCGCGCTGGAGGTCTGCGAGGCGGTCATGGACGTCTGGCAGCCGGGTCCCGGCCGCGAGATCATCCTCAACCTGCCCGCCACGGTGGAGCGTTCGACGCCGTCGACCCACGCCGACCGCTTCGAGTGGATGGGCCGCAACCTCTCCCGCCGCGAGCACGTCTGCCTGTCGGTCCACCCGCACAACGACCGCGGTACGGCCGTCGCGGCGGCCGAGCTGGCGCTGATGGCCGGCGCCGACCGCATCGAGGGCTGTCTGTTCGGACAGGGCGAGCGCACCGGCAACGTCGACCTGGTCACCCTGGGCATGAACCTGTTCTCGCAGGGCGTCGACCCGCAGATCGACTTCTCCGACATCGACGAGATCCGCCGCGTGTGGGAGTACTGCAACCAGATGGAGGTCCACCCGCGCCACCCGTACGTGGGCGACCTGGTCTACACGTCCTTCTCCGGCTCCCACCAGGACGCCATCAAGAAGGGCTTCGACGCGATGGAGGCCGACGCGGCGGCGAAGGGCGTCACGGTCGACGACATCGAGTGGGCCGTGCCGTATCTGCCGATCGACCCGAAGGACGTCGGGCGGTCCTACGAGGCGGTCATCCGGGTCAACTCGCAGTCCGGCAAGGGCGGTATCGCGTACGTCCTGAAGAACGACCACAAGCTGGACCTGCCGCGCCGGATGCAGATCGAGTTCTCGAAGATCATCCAGGCGAAGACGGACGCCGAGGGCGGCGAGGTCACCGGCGGCGACATCTGGGCGGTCTTCCAGGACGAGTACCTGCCGAACCCCGAGAACCCCTGGGGGCGGATCCAGGTCAAGAACGGCCAGTCGACGACCGACACGGACGGCGTGGACACGCTGAAGGTGGAGGCCACCGTCGACGGCGTCGACACCGTGCTGGCCGGTACCGGCAACGGTCCGATCTCGGCCTTCTTCGACGCGCTGGCGAAGATCGACATCGATGCGCGGCTGCTGGACTACCAGGAGCACACGATGAGCGAGGGCGCGTCCGCGCAGGCCGCGTCGTACATCGAGTGCGCGATCGACGGCAAGGTGCTGTGGGGGATCGGCATCGACGCCAACACGACGCGGGCATCGCTGAAGGCGGTCGTGTCGGCGGTCAACCGGGCTGCTCGTTGA
- a CDS encoding TerB family tellurite resistance protein, with protein MLPGRGRNGRAARLARILGTRTAWSAVGDGEFFCPGCGGDRNYQRLTGHRRFTLLGVPVLPRGESAPVVECAACRRHFGTDALDHPTTTRFSAMLRDAVHTVALAVLAAGGTCARTSLETAAALVRAAGFDDCTEDQLSALVEALAADTGRVFSEPCGAGLAIELHEALDPLAPHLAPAGRESILLQGARIALADGPYTPSERDALATVGAALTIGTEDVTRLLAAAARTPS; from the coding sequence GTGCTGCCAGGACGGGGACGAAACGGCCGTGCCGCCAGGCTTGCGCGCATTCTGGGCACCCGCACCGCTTGGTCGGCCGTGGGCGACGGGGAGTTCTTCTGCCCCGGCTGCGGAGGCGACCGCAACTACCAGCGGCTCACCGGGCATCGCCGCTTCACCCTGCTCGGCGTGCCCGTGCTGCCGCGCGGCGAGAGCGCGCCCGTCGTGGAGTGCGCGGCCTGCCGGCGTCACTTCGGCACCGACGCCCTCGACCATCCGACCACCACCCGCTTCTCCGCGATGCTCCGCGACGCCGTCCACACCGTCGCCCTCGCGGTGCTCGCGGCGGGCGGCACCTGCGCCCGTACGTCCCTGGAGACCGCCGCGGCCCTCGTGCGCGCCGCCGGCTTCGACGACTGCACGGAGGACCAGCTGAGCGCCCTGGTCGAGGCGCTGGCGGCCGACACCGGGCGGGTCTTCTCCGAGCCCTGCGGTGCCGGGCTGGCCATAGAGCTCCACGAGGCCCTGGACCCCCTCGCCCCGCACCTGGCCCCCGCCGGCCGCGAGTCGATCCTCCTCCAGGGCGCCCGCATCGCCCTGGCCGACGGCCCCTACACCCCCTCCGAACGGGACGCCCTGGCGACGGTCGGCGCCGCGCTCACCATCGGCACCGAGGACGTGACCCGACTGCTGGCCGCGGCGGCACGGACACCGTCGTAG
- a CDS encoding MMPL family transporter: protein MGAARTSTRRRRAVPWLVLALWIGVLALASPFASKLGDVQRDRAVDYLPASADSTQVAKIQDRLPGGEATEMVVVYHRDGGLTARDRATAAEQIERIAGTHRLTDQPRGIPSQDGTTLMYPVASTEPGQDEEARDALVNDVRDIARGGDGLGVDVGGSGALATDASEVYNSLDGPLLYTTAAVVALLLILIYRSPFLWLVPLAVAGMADYLSMGVAYGLNQGFGTSVSGQSSGIMTILVFGAGTDYALLLVSRYREELRRIERPYDAMVAALKGCGPAVLASSGTVAAGLLCLLAADLNSSRGMGPLGTVGVLCALAAMLTLLPAILVLLGRRVFWPLVPRHGSTPKARRSLFTAMGSSAGRRPLTVLAGGAVLLGALALGTLNLPGSLKQEDSFTSKPDAVAAMETLAKAYPERGTQPISVITPKERAEATLASIRGTSGVDSAQQGRTGDGWTEISVLATAPPQSAGETATIESLRDKLDGSYVGGASAQQLDLKDTNARDRMVVVPIVLLSVLLILIALLRSLVAPLILVGAVVAVWGAALGIGGLVFEPLFGYEGTDPGLGLLSFVFLVALGVDYGIFLMHRMREECLGGAEPATAALTALRTTGGVIASAGLVLAATFAVLTSMPLVPLVELGFVIAVGVLLDTFLVRTYLVTSASVALRRKLWWPGGLSRAPRPPVRQEPQPEPV, encoded by the coding sequence ATGGGGGCCGCAAGGACAAGCACGCGACGACGGCGGGCCGTGCCCTGGCTCGTGCTCGCGCTGTGGATCGGGGTGCTCGCGCTCGCCTCGCCGTTCGCGTCGAAGCTCGGGGACGTCCAGCGCGACCGTGCCGTCGACTATCTGCCGGCGAGCGCCGACTCCACGCAGGTCGCGAAGATCCAGGACCGGCTGCCGGGCGGCGAGGCCACCGAGATGGTCGTCGTCTATCACCGGGACGGCGGACTGACCGCCCGGGACAGGGCGACCGCGGCCGAGCAGATCGAGCGGATCGCCGGCACGCACCGGCTCACCGATCAGCCGCGGGGCATCCCCTCCCAGGACGGGACCACCCTGATGTACCCGGTCGCCAGCACCGAGCCGGGACAGGACGAAGAGGCCCGAGACGCGCTCGTCAACGACGTGCGCGACATCGCGCGCGGCGGCGACGGGCTCGGCGTCGACGTCGGCGGTTCGGGTGCCCTCGCCACCGATGCGAGCGAGGTCTACAACTCCCTCGACGGACCGCTGCTCTACACCACCGCCGCTGTCGTCGCCCTGCTGCTGATCCTCATCTACCGCAGCCCGTTCCTCTGGCTGGTACCGCTCGCCGTCGCGGGCATGGCCGACTATCTGTCGATGGGCGTCGCCTACGGCCTCAACCAGGGGTTCGGGACGTCCGTTTCCGGCCAGAGCTCCGGGATCATGACCATCCTGGTGTTCGGGGCGGGGACCGACTACGCGCTGCTGCTCGTCTCCCGGTACCGCGAGGAGCTACGGCGCATCGAGCGGCCGTACGACGCCATGGTCGCCGCGCTCAAGGGCTGCGGGCCCGCCGTGCTCGCCTCCTCCGGCACCGTCGCCGCCGGACTGCTGTGCCTGCTCGCCGCCGACCTCAACTCCAGCCGCGGCATGGGCCCGCTCGGCACCGTAGGCGTACTGTGCGCGCTCGCCGCGATGCTGACGCTGCTGCCCGCGATCCTCGTACTGCTCGGCCGGCGTGTGTTCTGGCCGCTCGTGCCGCGCCACGGCAGCACGCCCAAGGCCCGCCGGTCCCTGTTCACGGCGATGGGCAGCTCCGCCGGACGCCGGCCCCTGACCGTCCTCGCGGGCGGCGCCGTCCTGCTCGGCGCGCTCGCGCTCGGCACCCTGAACCTGCCCGGCAGCCTCAAGCAGGAGGACTCCTTCACCAGCAAGCCCGACGCGGTCGCCGCCATGGAGACCCTCGCCAAGGCCTACCCCGAGCGCGGCACCCAGCCCATCAGCGTCATCACACCGAAGGAGCGGGCCGAGGCGACCCTCGCCTCGATCCGCGGCACCAGCGGCGTCGACAGCGCCCAGCAGGGCCGTACCGGAGACGGCTGGACCGAGATCTCCGTCCTCGCCACCGCACCGCCCCAGTCCGCCGGGGAGACCGCCACCATCGAGTCCCTGCGGGACAAGCTCGACGGCTCCTACGTCGGCGGGGCGAGCGCCCAGCAGCTCGACCTGAAGGACACCAACGCCCGCGACCGCATGGTCGTCGTGCCGATCGTGCTGCTGTCCGTGCTGCTGATCCTGATCGCCCTGCTGCGCTCGCTCGTCGCGCCCCTGATCCTGGTGGGGGCCGTGGTCGCGGTGTGGGGCGCGGCGCTCGGCATCGGCGGACTCGTGTTCGAGCCGCTCTTCGGCTACGAGGGCACCGACCCCGGGCTCGGACTGCTGTCCTTCGTGTTCCTGGTGGCCCTCGGCGTCGACTACGGCATCTTCCTGATGCACCGGATGCGCGAGGAGTGCCTCGGCGGCGCCGAACCGGCGACGGCCGCGCTCACCGCGCTGCGTACGACGGGCGGCGTCATCGCCTCCGCCGGGCTGGTCCTCGCCGCCACCTTCGCGGTGCTCACCAGCATGCCGCTGGTGCCGCTCGTGGAGCTGGGCTTCGTCATCGCGGTGGGCGTGCTGCTGGACACCTTCCTGGTGCGCACCTACCTGGTGACCAGCGCGAGCGTGGCGCTGCGCCGCAAGCTGTGGTGGCCGGGCGGGCTGTCCCGGGCGCCGCGGCCCCCGGTGCGGCAGGAACCCCAGCCGGAGCCGGTGTGA
- a CDS encoding sensor histidine kinase — MAAVNRDPLTAPHRTRNDAVLAVAWAALATVMALFGDEELRPDALGWTLLLAAHVPLVWRRSRPVLVLFAVMACITPYHALDNNHAAPILTTMVVLYTVAATGTVRRTLLIGASVLGVTLFLNALTNPDGTIELLRISGWVLAFLFCGMDVRYYRQYVAAIVERAERAERTREEEARRRVAEERLRIARDLHDLLAHSITLIGVQTSVAAHVLAADPERLDRETMAKSLDDIAETCRTARGELRTTLDVLREQGAVGEARGPLPGLDGVPDLVAAARLAGARVASAVRVRQAPPAVGAAAYRIVQEALTNVVRHAGPEPAVRLALHEERGALHLSVTNDGGCPAGVSPNPGHGIVGMRERARSVGGTLDAGPRREGGFEVRAVLPTGTERGGER, encoded by the coding sequence ATGGCGGCGGTCAACCGCGACCCCCTGACCGCCCCGCACCGCACGCGCAACGACGCGGTGCTGGCCGTGGCGTGGGCCGCCCTCGCCACGGTCATGGCCCTGTTCGGCGACGAGGAGCTCCGGCCCGACGCGCTGGGCTGGACCCTGCTGCTCGCCGCGCATGTGCCCCTGGTGTGGCGGCGCAGCCGTCCGGTGCTCGTCCTGTTCGCGGTGATGGCCTGCATCACGCCGTACCACGCCCTGGACAACAACCACGCCGCCCCCATCCTCACGACCATGGTGGTGCTGTACACGGTCGCGGCGACCGGCACGGTGCGCCGCACGCTGCTCATCGGCGCCTCCGTCCTCGGCGTGACGCTGTTCCTCAACGCCCTCACCAACCCCGACGGGACCATCGAGCTGCTGCGGATCTCCGGCTGGGTCCTCGCGTTCCTCTTCTGCGGCATGGACGTCCGCTACTACCGCCAGTACGTCGCCGCCATAGTCGAACGCGCCGAGCGCGCCGAACGCACCCGCGAGGAGGAGGCCCGCCGCCGGGTCGCCGAGGAACGCCTGCGCATCGCCCGCGACCTGCACGACCTGCTCGCCCACAGCATCACCCTCATCGGCGTGCAGACGTCGGTGGCCGCGCACGTACTGGCCGCGGACCCCGAACGGCTGGACCGCGAGACCATGGCCAAGTCCCTCGACGACATCGCCGAGACCTGCCGCACGGCGCGCGGCGAACTGCGCACGACGCTGGACGTCCTGCGCGAACAGGGCGCGGTGGGCGAGGCGCGCGGCCCGCTGCCCGGCCTGGACGGGGTGCCCGACCTGGTGGCGGCGGCGCGGCTCGCCGGGGCGCGGGTGGCGTCGGCGGTACGGGTGCGGCAGGCGCCGCCCGCCGTGGGCGCGGCCGCGTACCGGATCGTGCAGGAGGCGCTGACGAACGTCGTCCGGCACGCCGGCCCCGAACCGGCCGTACGCCTCGCGCTGCACGAGGAGCGGGGTGCCCTGCACCTGTCGGTGACCAACGACGGCGGCTGCCCGGCCGGGGTATCGCCGAACCCCGGCCACGGCATCGTCGGCATGCGTGAGCGGGCCCGCAGCGTGGGTGGCACACTCGACGCCGGGCCGCGACGCGAGGGGGGTTTCGAGGTGAGGGCCGTACTGCCCACCGGAACGGAACGGGGAGGCGAGCGATGA
- a CDS encoding response regulator transcription factor, with protein sequence MIRVLLADDQTLVREAFAMLVESAPDMEVVGQAATGREAADLARGARADLVVMDIRMPDLDGIEATRLIAADDDLAGVRVLVLTTYDTDENIVDALRAGASGFLVKDTRPAELLDAIRTVAAGEALLSPGPTARLIERFLRSPCAPMADGPECLSEREREVLTLVARGLNNTEVAESLGLSPLTAKTHVSRIMGKLGARDRAQLVIVAYESGMVTPGNL encoded by the coding sequence ATGATCCGCGTGCTGCTCGCGGACGACCAGACGCTCGTGCGGGAGGCGTTCGCCATGCTGGTCGAGTCGGCCCCGGACATGGAGGTCGTCGGCCAGGCGGCCACCGGCCGGGAGGCCGCGGACCTGGCGCGCGGCGCCCGCGCCGACCTCGTGGTGATGGACATCCGCATGCCCGACCTGGACGGCATCGAGGCGACCCGGCTGATCGCGGCCGACGACGACCTGGCCGGGGTGCGGGTGCTGGTCCTCACCACCTACGACACCGACGAGAACATCGTGGACGCGCTGCGGGCCGGCGCCTCGGGCTTCCTGGTCAAGGACACCCGCCCGGCGGAACTGCTGGACGCGATCCGCACGGTGGCCGCGGGCGAGGCACTGCTGTCACCGGGGCCGACCGCACGGCTGATCGAGCGGTTCCTGCGCAGCCCCTGCGCGCCCATGGCCGACGGGCCCGAATGCCTGTCCGAACGTGAACGCGAAGTGCTGACGCTGGTCGCGCGCGGGCTCAACAACACGGAAGTGGCGGAGTCGTTGGGACTCAGCCCGCTCACGGCCAAGACCCACGTCAGCCGCATCATGGGCAAGCTGGGGGCGCGGGACCGGGCGCAGCTCGTCATCGTGGCGTATGAGTCAGGGATGGTGACACCGGGGAACCTGTGA
- a CDS encoding sialidase family protein, translating to MTALSRTLSRTSLVTAVLLTTPIAYAGGASAGTACASSVPYVSGEGGYDTYRIPATITTPRGTVLAFAEGRHDGAGDSGDIDVVLRRSLDGGCTWGPVTVVAEGDGDTRGNPAPVVDPVTGAVVLVTSYNSGEVTEAQIMRGEVTAEQSRRVFVQRSADDGRHFTPPRDVTSAVKPPNWRWYATGPGHAVALTRGRHAGRLVVPSNHSVAPAAGSSDTGREPKYYGAHAIYSDDGGRTWRTGFVDDTYDGYSNANESTAAELPDGRLYFNSRDQHGTSAGNRLDSVSSDGGETLDRPYTVQPSLNDVPIVEGSVLQLPGTGAPLLFSGPSVPTARQSMAVWGSTDGGATFTKALTLSQQRAAYSDLVPLGRHTVGILYETGVTGPYETIEFRRVPV from the coding sequence ATGACCGCCCTGAGCCGCACACTCAGTCGTACGTCCCTAGTCACCGCAGTACTCCTGACCACACCGATCGCCTACGCGGGCGGCGCCTCGGCGGGCACCGCCTGCGCGTCCTCCGTCCCGTACGTCTCGGGCGAGGGCGGCTACGACACGTACCGCATCCCGGCGACGATCACGACCCCGCGCGGCACGGTGCTGGCCTTCGCCGAGGGCCGGCACGACGGCGCGGGCGACTCCGGCGACATCGATGTCGTCCTCAGACGGTCCCTCGACGGCGGCTGCACCTGGGGGCCGGTGACGGTGGTCGCCGAGGGGGACGGAGACACCCGGGGCAATCCGGCGCCGGTGGTGGATCCGGTCACCGGCGCGGTCGTACTCGTCACCTCCTACAACAGCGGGGAGGTGACGGAGGCACAGATCATGCGGGGGGAGGTGACGGCGGAGCAGAGCCGACGGGTGTTCGTCCAGCGCAGCGCGGACGACGGACGGCACTTCACGCCCCCGCGCGATGTCACGAGCGCGGTGAAGCCGCCGAACTGGCGCTGGTACGCGACGGGTCCCGGACACGCGGTCGCGCTCACCCGCGGCAGGCACGCGGGACGGCTGGTCGTGCCGTCCAACCACTCGGTGGCGCCGGCGGCGGGGTCGTCCGACACGGGGCGGGAGCCGAAGTACTACGGCGCGCACGCCATCTACAGCGACGACGGCGGGCGCACCTGGCGGACGGGCTTCGTGGACGACACCTACGACGGCTACAGCAACGCCAACGAATCCACCGCCGCCGAACTCCCCGACGGCAGGCTGTACTTCAACTCCCGCGACCAGCACGGCACGAGCGCGGGCAACCGCCTCGACAGCGTCTCCAGCGACGGCGGCGAGACCCTGGACCGCCCGTACACGGTCCAGCCCTCGCTGAACGACGTGCCGATAGTGGAGGGAAGCGTCCTCCAGCTCCCGGGCACCGGTGCGCCGCTGCTCTTCTCCGGCCCGTCCGTGCCCACGGCCCGTCAGTCGATGGCCGTGTGGGGCAGCACGGACGGCGGGGCGACCTTCACGAAGGCGCTGACGCTGTCTCAGCAGCGGGCGGCCTACTCCGACCTGGTGCCGCTCGGACGGCACACGGTCGGGATTCTGTACGAGACGGGGGTGACGGGGCCGTACGAGACGATCGAGTTCCGTCGGGTGCCAGTATGA